One genomic region from Ptychodera flava strain L36383 chromosome 5, AS_Pfla_20210202, whole genome shotgun sequence encodes:
- the LOC139132721 gene encoding tripartite motif-containing protein 2-like: MASSNEESQSLETTTDNFLTCTVCTKIFRNAKILPCVHTFCEQCLRKIVEENGELTCPICRRSHELPAGGVAELSADLFVSQLVEEFDNQDEKKGSRRKCEACEIGNVLIDHPRPEHKFRYVDDAVAQYKQLLTKMTQELQIKENGVGESKAAVQQMTESVNSRFQEEIKKVKDHMEKTIEDTTNKIRENGDNLLQQLKIEHEERKGNLKAQLKDLECTGNDIAATRDYADKLIQYGNASQLMSAKKSMTSQIRELLKVTTKCEPVVDDYVEFQSTDNFCETESLGVLKIIEERYELSGLPEYSRLDEQITLTLQLTGSRRSATKVTWDRSTALTKTPGDKSENVTVTDNYDGTFSLTYCAKAEGEHELSASVDGQAVQGSPVTVVVGPKKDCGNKQVVVCDENGKPVKCFGKDHLKGVLGITISPYNGNVYVVDGDARCIRIYSQSGDYIECFGSYGNRVGQFSQPWDITVESSEGKVFVSDNGSHSVKVFDADGGFLFSFGSRGSADGQFTYPWGICNDQQGCVYVCDYSNNRVQKFSSSGAFICQVDCGTEALQGPVGVCVTGEVPFQTIIIVEQSAKRIKVVAL; this comes from the exons ATGGCAAGCTCGAACGAAGAATCGCAGTCTCTCGAAACTACCACCGATAATTTTTTGACTTGTACCGTGTGTACTAAAATATTCAGAAACGCGAAAATTCTACCGTGCGTACACACGTTCTGTGAGCAATGCCTGAGAAAGATCGTGGAGGAGAACGGCGAACTGACGTGCCCAATATGTCGTCGTTCGCACGAACTTCCTGCCGGAGGTGTGGCTGAATTGTCGGCCGACCTGTTTGTCAGTCAGCTTGTTGAGGAGTTCGACAATCAAGACGAAAAGAAAGGATCAAGGAGGAAATGTGAAGCTTGTGAAATTGGTAACGTTC TCATAGATCACCCTCGTCCAGAACATAAATTCAGATATGTGGACGATGCAGTGGCCCAGTACAAACAGCTGCTCACAAAGATGACACAGGAACTGCAAATCAAGGAAAACGGAGTTGGTGAAAGCAAGGCAGCTGTACAACAGATGACAGAGTCAGTTAACAGTCGTTTCCAGGAAGAGATAAAGAAAGTGAAAGATCATATGGAGAAGACGATTGAAGATACAACTAACAAAATTCGAGAGAACGGCGATAACCTACTTCAACAACTGAAAATTGAGCACGaagaaagaaaaggaaaccTCAAAGCACAACTGAAGGATCTAGAATGCACAGGAAATGACATCGCAGCGACCAGAGACTACGCTGACAAGTTAATACAGTACGGAAATGCCTCACAGCTGATGTCGGCAAAGAAAAGTATGACGTCACAGATCCGAGAATTACTGAAAGTGACAACGAAATGTGAACCGGTAGTCGACGATTACGTAGAGTTCCAGTCTACAGACAACTTCTGTGAAACAGAAAGTTTAGGCGTGCTAAAGATCATCGAGGAGAGGTATGAACTGTCTGGCTTGCCAGAATACTCTCGACTTGATGAACAGATAACGCTGACGCTACAGCTTACGGGTTCTCGAAGAAGTGCTACCAAGGTTACCTGGGACAGAAGCACCGCTTTGACGAAGACGCCGGGTGACAAGTCTGAAAACGTCACAGTAACTGATAATTACGATGGAACATTTTCTCTGACATACTGTGCGAAGGCTGAAGGAGAACATGAATTGTCAGCGTCGGTAGACGGACAAGCTGTGCAGGGTTCGCCGGTAACAGTCGTGGTAGGTCCAAAGAAAG ACTGTGGCAATAAACAAGTAGTGGTGTGTGATGAGAATGGTAAGCCGGTGAAATGTTTTGGTAAAGATCACCTGAAGGGCGTCTTGGGTATCACGATAAGTCCGTACAATGGCAATGTTTATGTCGTTGACGGTGATGCACGTTGTATTCGAATATACAGTCAAAGTGGGGATTATATAGAATGCTTTGGAAGTTACGGGAATAGAGTGGGTCAGTTTAGTCAGCCATGGGACATCACTGTGGAGAGTAGCGAGGGTAAGGTCTTTGTATCAGATAATGGTAGCCACTCTGTCAAGGTATTCGATGCAGACGGTGGATTCCTCTTCTCCTTTGGATCACGTGGTAGCGCAGATGGTCAGTTTACATACCCGTGGGGTATATGCAATGATCAACAAGGATGTGTCTACGTCTGTGATTACAGCAACAACCGAGTACAGAAATTCAGTTCATCAGGTGCATTCATTTGTCAGGTTGACTGCGGTACAGAGGCACTGCAGGGTCCTGTCGGGGTATGTGTCACAGGGGAAGTTCCCTTCCAAACAATTATCATTGTTGAGCAAAGCGCCAAGAGAATCAAAGTGGTGGCACTATAA
- the LOC139132722 gene encoding fucolectin-like: protein MPTLPPTTIPTVPSCRIPCGLHNVAEGKPTAQSSDKPRQDAGSEKAVDGDFNTNAKTGSCSWTDEEYQPWWKVDLGVSRNIYKVVVTNRADCCSFRIKNAEIRVGDSEIFQDNPVCGMITGSMAKENPIHIRCGCQTPMQGRYVSVQLIDVEQQLTLCEVEVMAL, encoded by the exons ATGCCGACGTTACCAC CCACTACGATCCCGACAGTACCAT CTTGCCGCATTCCCTGTGGTCTTCACAACGTCGCGGAGGGCAAGCCAACTGCCCAGAGTTCAGACAAACCAAGGCAAGACGCTGGATCTGAAAAGGCTGTGGACGGAGATTTTAACACCAATGCTAAAACTGGTTCATGTTCATGGACTGACGAAGAATACCAACCCTGGTGGAAAGTAGATCTGGGAGTAAGCCGTAATATCTACAAAGTTGTCGTCACCAACCGAGCAGACTGTTGTT CTTTCCGTATCAAGAATGCCGAGATTCGTGTTGGTGATAGTGAAATCTTCCAGGATAATCCAGTTTGTGGAATGATAACTGGTAGTATGGCCAAGGAAAATCCAATTCATATCAGATGTGGCTGTCAGACTCCAATGCAAGGGCGATACGTTAGCGTGCAATTGATTGATGTGGAACAGCAACTGACCCTATGCGAGGTAGAAGTTATGGCTTTATAG
- the LOC139133114 gene encoding enoyl-[acyl-carrier-protein] reductase [NADPH] FabL-like — MEGERKTAVVTGGTRGIGLGISKILARDGYNLILGYNSNVERAQKAQSYLEEEYGAAVIVVKGDVCREETIAALFDAVEKHFDGRLHALVHNAGLYVGKSTTPSSDDARVAADEKLSLNTEQPLGAGSPENFAQLDYYQKVYPKCFSRCVEKSLQHFEKSGEGHIICISSPGCNITQPPRVGYDMPGQAKTVMEFLTRYYAIQLAPKRINVNCVIPGVTRSEAWGKVPLENLASKICPMDEVIAPEEIGEAVSFLCKPTSRFITGVSLPVDGGLYLKV; from the exons ATGGAAGGAGAGAGAAAAACTGCCGTTGTGACTGGTGGAACACGGGGCATAGGTTTGGGAATCTCGAAAATCTTGGCTAGAGATGGCTACAATCTCATCCTCGGCTATAATTCCAATGTTGAAAGGGCACAGAAGGCACAGTCATATCTGGAGGAAGAGTACGGCGCCGCTGTAATTGTCGTCAAAGGCGATGTCTGTCGAGAAGAGACCATCGCGGCGCTATTTGACGCGGTCGAGAAACACTTTGATGGTAGACTTCACGCGCTAGTCCACAACGCAGGCCTGTATGTCGGCAAGAGTACCACTCCGTCTTCAGACGACGCGAGAGTAGCAGCGGATGAGAAACTGAGCTTGAACACCGAACAGCCGCTTGGGGCGGGCTCACCAGAAAACTTTGCGCAGTTAGATTATTATCAAAAGGTCTACCCTAAATGTTTCTCCAGATGCGTGGAGAAAAGCTTGCAACATTTCGAGAAATCTGGCGAAGGTCATATCATTTGCATTTCCAGCCCTGGTTGCAATATTACACAACCTCCTCGCGTCGGCTATGATATGCCCGGACAGGCGAAGACAGTCATGGAATTTTTAACCAG ATATTACGCCATCCAGCTGGCTCCAAAAAGAATCAACGTCAATTGTGTCATTCCCGGCGTCACGCGATCCGAGGCTTGGGGCAAGGTTCCCCTGGAAAATCTAGCATCCAAGATTTGTCCTATGGATGAAGTCATCGCACCTGAGGAAATAGGGGAGGCGGTGTCGTTCCTGTGCAAGCCAACCTCCCGGTTTATCACCGGAGTTTCTCTACCTGTTGATGGTGGGCTTTACTTGAAGGTGTAG